In Raphanus sativus cultivar WK10039 chromosome 5, ASM80110v3, whole genome shotgun sequence, the following proteins share a genomic window:
- the LOC108805126 gene encoding tubby-like F-box protein 10, with translation MSFRSIVQDLRDGLGSLSRRSFDFRLHHKGKSQGSSFREYSSSLDLSPLIVQTGRWANLPPELLLDVIKRLEESESNWPARKHVVACASVCRSWRAMCQEIVLCPEISGKLTFPVSLKQPGPRDAMIQCFIKRDKSKLTFHLFLCLSSALIVENGKFLLSAKRTRRTTRTEYIISMDADNISRSSNSYLGKLRSNFLGTKFLVYDTQPPPNSSSSSSSSSALITDRTSRSRFHSRRVSPKVPLGSYNIAQITYELNVLGTRGPRRMHCIMNSIPTSSLEPGGSVPNQPEKLLPPPPRSFDDSFRSNISFSKSSFDHRSVDFSSSRFSEMGVSCEEDQEETTFRPLVLKNKQPRWHEQLQCWCLNFRGRVTVASVKNFQLVAVRLPPPTQVAGGSAPAPPEQDKVILQFGKVGKDMFTMDYRYPLSAFQAFAICLSSFDTKLACE, from the exons ATGTCGTTTAGGAGCATTGTACAAGATTTGAGAGATGGGCTTGGGAGCTTGTCGAGGAGGAGTTTTGATTTCAGGCTTCATCACAAAGGGAAGTCTCAGGGCTCTTCGTTCCGTGAGTACTCGTCTTCCCTTGACCTCTCACCTTTGATAGTTCAGACAGGCAGATGGGCTAATCTACCTCCTGAGCTACTCTTGGATGTGATCAAAAGACTAGAGGAGAGTGAGAGTAATTGGCCTGCAAGAAAACATGTGGTCGCTTGTGCTTCTGTGTGTCGGTCTTggagagctatgtgccaagagATTGTCCTATGTCCAGAAATCtctgggaagctcactttcccAGTTTCACTCAAACAG CCAGGGCCTCGTGATGCAATGATTCAATGTTTCATCAAACGGGATAAATCAAAGCTAACATTccatctttttctttgtttaagtTCTG CTCTAATTGTGGAGAATGGGAAGTTTCTTCTTTCCGCTAAACGAACTCGTAGAACTACTCGGACCGAGTACATTATCTCCATGGATGCTGATAACATTTCAAGATCTAGTAACTCTTACCTCGGAAAGCTCAG atCAAACTTTCTTGGGACGAAGTTCTTGGTGTACGATACACAACCACCACCaaactcatcatcatcttcttcttcttcaagtgcACTTATCACTGACCGAACAAGCAGAAGCAGGTTTCACTCAAGGAGAGTCTCCCCCAAAGTCCCTTTAGGAAGCTACAACATTGCTCAGATCACATACGAGCTCAACGTGTTGGGCACACGCGGGCCACGGAGGATGCATTGCATCATGAACTCTATCCCAACTTCATCTCTCGAACCTGGAGGCTCGGTTCCTAACCAACCTGAGAAACTCCTTCCTCCTCCACCTCGCTCTTTTGATGACTCGTTCCGCAGCAACATCTCATTCTCCAAGTCATCATTCGACCACCGCTCCGTAGACTTCAGCAGCTCTAGATTCTCGGAAATGGGAGTGTCCTGCgaggaagatcaagaagagACGACTTTCAGACCGTTGGTTTTGAAGAACAAGCAGCCTAGGTGGCACGAGCAGTTGCAATGCTGGTGTTTGAATTTCCGTGGACGTGTGACGGTCGCGTCCGTTAAAAATTTCCAGCTTGTGGCCGTGAGACTTCCGCCTCCGACGCAAGTGGCAGGCGGGTCAGCACCGGCTCCTCCAGAGCAAGATAAAGTGATACTCCAGTTTGGTAAGGTGGGGAAAGATATGTTCACGATGGATTATAGGTATCCATTGTCAGCGTTTCAAGCGTTTGCCATTTGCTTAAGCAGCTTTGACACCAAGCTCGCTTGTGAATAA